In the genome of Hirundo rustica isolate bHirRus1 chromosome 23, bHirRus1.pri.v3, whole genome shotgun sequence, the window CTGCTCTCAGAAGCTGAAATGAGGGGAAGGCACCTTCCCACAAACACATTCCCTCTGAAAGCTGTACCAGAGTACCCAGAGAAGGCATCCAACAACCATTAGTAGCCACAGCCAGGATATGTGGGTGGAATTCTCAGCATTTTCCatataaaattttctgtttcttttcaaactTAAAAATAGCAACAATGTGTTTTTGCAGTAAAACACCCCACAAATCCCAACACATGGGCCTGAGAGAACTTTTATCCCCTCATCTCCCAAGTCTAGCTTAAAATTCTTAACCCTCACAGTCCTCACACTCTCTGTGATGCCCTTCAGGACTGTCTCCTCAGAGACTGAAATGGTACTTGTTTATTTCCCATAAGGCAGGGTGTGTCAatgttctttccttctccctttttgaggggttttgctTGTGGGGAGTTGTTTCCCAGCCTGTCACCTGTGGCAGTCACCCCTTGGGTCGGTTACTGTTTACAGGTAAAATGAGAATCAGAAACCcaccttcaaaacaaaattactcTCGGGACAGTGTTGTTGGCGCTAGAAACGcatttgtgtttttcctgcCACCGTTATGCAGCTAAATGTGAACCCATTTCCTAACTGATCCTTTCCCTGTGTGGTTCTTCCCCTCAGGAGGACGAGGAGACAGCGGGACGCTCCGCTCAGCCAAGAGCGAGGAGTCCCTCACCTCCCTGCATGCCGTGGATGGTAAGGCAAAATCCTACCTGCACTTCCAAGAAATGGGCATTAAGGGAGGCACTTGGACATCTCTGGCTGTAGGTATTCAACAGGCCAGGTTTTCCAGCCCTCTAGGGGAAGCTGAACTCGCTAACTGATGAAGCAGCTTTCTGGTCCCAGCACAGACGGGTCTCACAGAAATGCTCTTcatggcttttcctgcttttaaggTTAAGAAAAGCAAACCTCTTGCTCTGATGTGGCTGGTGCTGCGAGGAAGGCCTTCAGCACGTTTCAAGTGGCTTTGCTTGTGCACACAGCTTAGTTTCAGTATAAATCACGCCTGGCAAATGCTGTGAAAGAGTTGAAGCAAATGGAATAAGCCGTCAGTGCCAGTGTTGTTTCTTTGTGCGCAGAGATCACCAGGGGAGCCTCTCGCTGCCtttgcactgctctgctctccccccTCAGTGGGCGTGGCCCCCTGGACAGGAGGTTTTGTCACTAACCCACGGTGTCTTCTCGCTTCCAGGTGAATCCAAACTGTTCCGGCCCCGAAGGCCCAGGTCCAGCAGCGATGCCCTGTCTGCCTCCTTCAACGGGGAGCTCCTGGGGAACATGAACCGCTGTAACTCCTATGACAACCTCCCCCATGACGACAGCGATGGGGACGAGGGGCTCATCCATGTCCCCGCCCTCATCTCTCCCCGCTCCTCAGAGGACGTGGACCTCAGCCCGCCGGACATCGGCGTCGCCAGCCTGGACTTCGACCCCATGTCCTTCCAGTGCAGCCCCCCGCAGGCAGAGTCTGAGTGCCTGGacagcagcacctccctgctGGAGTCTGTCGATATCAATAAGGAGAAGCTGAGCCTGATCAAGAAGGATTTAGAATCAGGCAGCCAGTCCCAGACCCCGGGCAGTGCCACGAGCTCTGAGCCAGTGTCCCCTTTCCAGGAGAAGATGAGTCCCTTCTTTACACTGGACCTGAGCCCCACAGAAGAGCAGGCCTGCAAACCCCTCAGCTTCTCGCCCAAGATGGCCCGAAAGCCCATCAAATCTCCACCACTGAGCACAGAACCCACCGCCTTCGTGCTGCCCAGCCGCGTGCCAGAGGCCATAGGAGTGCCCACCACATCCAGGAActcctctgcttccagctggaGCAAAGAGATTGGCATCACTGAGATCACAAACAGGTCCCTAACCCAGATGTCCTTGCCCCTGAAAAACAGTGAAACAGGAACAGGGGAAGGAGCCCACCAagagctgcagcatccccagctaGTGGCTGCTTGCAAAGCAGAGTTGCCAGAAGAAGGGGAGAGAGCCATGCCAAGCAGTCAGAATAAGACTGTACCCAGTGGACACACCCAGCCAGGTACAGTGCATTTTCCTCCATTCTTTCTTTAAGTTCCAAAGGGGAGCTGCTCTCAGAACCATCCTCCTCTGCGTGCCTTTAGGAGAGGGGATTGCCCGTCAGTTCTGGTCACGAGTGTcttgcagggctgtgcagatCAGTAAAGTCTTAACCTCTGCCTTCTCCCTACATCACACAAATCTCGGATAATATCCATAATGCtttatattctgcttttttttcccccatcctgTCATACGTGAAAATCTCTAGCATGTCCTTCTCAATCATTTCAGCCAATAGGCCATctaagacttttcttttttaaattaaaaacctgcCAACACTCGAAGAAGGGACCTTTCCGTCTAAAACCTTATGATCAAAATTGTGTAAGGGTATCTCATTCTCTGCTACCTTCTTCCTACCTCTCTAGAAATGCAAGAGAAGCCTTTAGACAatctcttggtttttttcctctttgtgatGAACTGCTGTGCTGTCGAGCAGCGTTTGCCTGTGAGACACAAGTGTTTCACATCAGAAGGAACTGCCACTGTGAAAGTGTGGAGAGCatctatttttttataataGTCGTTAAGGTCACTCTCCTTATTGGGTAACATAAAATCACTGTCTCTCTCAATTTTCCCCCCATTAGGAGCAGTTGCCCTCGACTCCCCCCAGGATCCTGTTCCCGTCAGTTCTGTGTCTCttatccctcctcctcctccgaaAAACGCGGCGCGCATGCTGGCCCTAGCGTTAGCCGAGTCCGCGCAGCAAGCATCCGCCCAGTCCCACAAAAGGCCAGGAGATGCTCATGCTGAAAGCACAAATTATGGAGAGGCTGAAGCTGGCACAGCTCTAGAAAAGCTCCATCTCTCTACGGGCGCTCCCGACAAGCTCCACCTGTTCACTGCTCTGCCCGAGAACCACCTGCACTTCCAGCCCGGGGCACCTTTAGAGCAGGACTGCCAAGGCACGGCCGGGGAGCAGAATCACCCGCCCGGCGCACCTGGAGGCCAGGAGCCCCCGCCTCTCCACACGGGCGCGCCCGGGGACACGCCCGGCGGCAGGGACGCGGAGCAGGAGCAGTCCAGCTTCCACCCCGGCAGAGCGGGGGACAAGGCCCACGTGGGGGGCTGGGAGCTCCACGGCCCGGGGGCGCTGCCGGAGCGGGAGCCGCCGGTCGCGGAGCCGGCCGCGGAACAGCCCCCGCTGCGCGCGGGCCCGGCCGGGGACAAGCCGCACGCTCCCTGCGCGCCCGAGGACAAGCTGCAGTCTCCCTCCGTGGGTCCCGCCGGGGACAAGGGCGCCCCGGGCGCGGTGCCGTACCTAAGCGCCCTCCCCGGCGCGGCCGCTgagccccgcgccccgcccggggccgcccccctGGCAGATGCCACCGTCCCGCCCGCGCCGCGAGCGGCCACGGCCCCGGCACAGAGACAGGAGCACCAGGCAGCCGTGGGACAGGTGCCAGCGGCAAAAGCACCCAGCGGCTCTGGGCAGGTACGTGCTGCTCCCTGCGCAGCTCCTCTGAAATGCTGAGCGCTGGGAACGGCGCTGGGAACGGCGCTCCAAATCCAAGTGGCGAGGGGGTGGGATTTGCTGGACACCGGGAGTGGGtcacacagccacagcctggcaggAAATCCAAATCCAAATGGCAAGGGGGTGGGATTTGCAGGACACCAGGAGTGAGGTAACACAGCTGCAGCCTTGCAGGAAATCCAGATCCAAGTGACGAGGGGGTGGGATTTGCTGGACACCGGGAGTGAGGTAACACAGCCGCAGCCTTGCAGGAAATCCTGTGCTGCTTTCCTAAGGGAACATCCCAGAATACCCATGCTCCTTGGTTTTAAGGAAAATAGTATCTGCAGGGGCAGCTGACAGAGGGATTGATAATTCAGGATGCtcagaaagaagaatttttgCATCCTCTGATGAGGTCCTCTTCCACCACCCTGGTTAGGCTCTTGTCCAGTCAGCAGCAGTCTTAacctgcaccaggggaggtttcaGTTGGAcaagaggaagaatttcttcacaaaaagggtggtTAGGTTCTGgaaagggctgcccagggagctggtggaggccccatccctggaggtgtccaaggagcaactggacatggcactcactgctctgggctggtgacaagggGAGGGGTCGGTCTCAGGTTGAACTCAGTGGtgtcagaggtcttttccaacctcagtgatcctgtgattctgttaaACAAAGCAGATCAGATTCCTTTATGCAGGATTGAAACATGGAAGTGTTCTGTCAGAAATCCAAAACCTCCAATCCATGAAACACACCCAGCTGCAGCCCATCCATCCTAAGCCCTGACAGACACATTCAAGGCAGGAATTTCTGCTCTACCAAACTTCTCGATCTGCTCACCAGGGCCTGAGGAGGTTAAATCCAGGAACATTTTCATTAACATCAGACATTTGAAAGCAGTTCACCAAAGAGACAGCCACCTCCTCCACTTCCTCTGGTTTGGCCTTTGCAGAACACACCAGTTGTGATGGGTTCCAAAATCTGCCAGTGGCAATCGTGCTTGCCCATGCTGCGAGAGGGAGCCTACAAGTCTGTCCTTCCccagcagagagaaacaggGCACAGACATGCTGGAATGGAGCTGATCGCAACCATTGTCTGGGGTGTTCTAACTACAGAACAGCGGTGGAAAAGCTGCTTGTCCCTAACTTTGTCTGCTTTCTTCCCTGCAGATGTGGAGCACCACTGCACCTGAAAAGCCTCCGGAGCCCACGCCCGGCTTTGTCCCCGAGAACAGTTCCAGCGCCCGTGGCTCCTCTTCCGTGCCCGGGGGTCACCAGAGCCACTTGGAAAAGCCCCGGGAGAGCACGAGGGCTCCCCCGCTGCACCTGCGCTCCGAGtcagtccctgctccctcctcctacAGCTTCGCCCCACCCGTGCCGCCCGTGAGGACGCTGGAGAGCAAGATCGCCGCTGCCATGCACTCCAACAACGCGGACGCCATCAACAACTCCAACTACCACTCCTTCCTGGCGTCCTCCGTGCTGGCGTCCTCCGTGGAGGaggcgctgctgccgccgccgccgcctcccaaGCACTCGTCCCTGCAGCCGGTGTACGTGCCGCACCCCAAGCCGGAGAGCCTCCCGGAGCCCGTGGGGCCCGATGGCTACCTGCATGCCAAGCACCAGTACCGGCCTGAGAGCATCCCTGCGCACGGCTACCACAGCAAGGCCGAGCAGCACCAGCCCTACCCGCCCCGCCCGGAGCCGCCCGTCGCTGCGGGCGCGCGCTACGGCTCCTACGGCACGCAGGGCAAGGGCTCTGCTGCGGGCCCGCTCCCCAAGCCCCGCGGCCGCACCGACTTCGTGTCCTCCGTGAgccccgcggggctgcggggcgcTGGCTACGCCGAGGAGGCCCCCCCGTACCCCACCATCCGCAGGGTGCAGTCTCTGCAcgtgcccggcccggccgccgccgccgccatccgCTCCGTGCCCATCTCCCGCACGGAGGTGCCCCCGGACGACGAGCCCCTGTACTGCCCGCGGCCCCTCTACCAGTACAAGCCGTACCAGCCCCACTCCGACTACCACGTCACGCAGCTCCAGCCCTACTTTGAGAACGGGCGGGTCCACTACCGCTACAGTCCCTACTCGGGCTCCTCCGGCTCCCCCTACTACGCCGCGGCCGACGGGAGCTTCTATGACCTGGATCCCTACAGCACCGTGCGGGTCCGGCCCTTCCACGGCCTGCCCGGCCGTGAGTTTGGTCCCTACGCGTCCCGGCTGCAGGGCAAGGGGCTGTACCGCTACCCCAGCCTGGCCGCCTACCCCCGGGCAGGGCTCATCAACCACCTGGGCAAAGAACACAGCTTCGTGAGCAGGGACGTGCCCCCCGCCCCGGACATCAAGCACATGTACGTGTCCTGGGACCTGGAGGACATGGAGAAGTACCGCATGCAGTCCATCCGCCGCGAGAGCCGCACGCGCCAGAAGGTCAAGGGGCCCCTCATGTCCCAGTACGACAACGTGGCCCCGCTGCTGCAGGACGAGCTGGGGGGCCTGGACGCCGTCCACCTGCGCAGCAAATCCGATCCCGGCAAGAGCGGCCTGCTCACGGTGGCggaagggaaggagggcaggTACCCGGCCAAGGCGGCCACGCCCGAAGGGGACGAGCGTTACTACGGGCAGCACGCGGAGCCTGAGCTGGACAGAGCCCACTACCACGGCGGGGGCTACGGGAATGGGCAGCCCGAGAAGCCGTCGCTGCCCCAGAAGCAGAGCAGCATCCGGAACAGGAAGATGCACGAGCcgggcggcggcagcagcgagCACAGGACGCATTTGCAGCAGGAAGCGAACCACAGGCAGCCTTCCGAACCCAAAAACGGGCCCCCCTACCCCGAGTACAGGCCCAAGGGTGGCCAGGAGCCCTCGGAGCCCATGGGCTACCAGCACTCAGGCAGCAAGTACATCCCAGCCGGCCAGGACACCCTGAGGCTGAACCACAAGGAGGGGAGGCTGGCAGAGGACAGGCCAGACCTGGAGAGGCCTCGGGGCAGAGCGGCCATGGAGAAGCACCCCAGAGACTGCTACAAGGAGGAGGAACACGCTGCCCCTCCCGCCGTGCCGCCGCCCAAACCCGAGCGGAGCCACAGCCTTCGGATGCGAGAGCACCCCGAGCCCATGGAGAGGGACTCTGCCCTGCTGTACCCCTACCAAACCCTGGGCAAGCGCCAAAGCGCGATGACTGTGATGTCCCAGTACGATAATCTGGAGGATTACCACACCCTGCCTCAGCACCAAAGAGGGGGCTACGCTGGAGCGGGGGGCTTCGTGCCGCCCGGCTTCCCCCACGTGCACAGCAGAACTTACGCCACGGCGCTGGGGCAGGGAGCCTTCCTCCCCACAGAGCTGTGTCTGCAGAGGCCTGAGACAGAGGTGCACGTCGAGTGAGCTGGGGGGGAACAAGGGATAGAGTCTaagcagcctctgctggacAGTggactgttttattttttcagtgatggaaaaaaaatttccccgACCCTGCCCCAGTGAGCAAAGCAAACCCCCCTCAGCCCTCCCCCGGCCCCCATTCACTGTTTTTATGTCGTAGAGCTATAGATTTTCATGTAGTTTTGAGCCACCTGGGAGGACAGGGCAGGCTGTTGGCACACAGGTGTTGCCagaggccgggcagggctgacacagatgctgctggggcagggagggaaggagttTTCCCTTCCCAGACGTGACactggctgctcctccctgtgcccacgGTCCCGTGTACGACGGGCTGTGCACGatgggctgtgcctgcagctccgTCCTGCTGCAAGCTGCCCACCCCAGGCTGCCTCCCAGCAAAGGGCCGTGGAGGAACTCGGGGTTCAgcccctgggagctgcacagcgagagaggggctggggcagggctccccagggatcctctccctgctggggccctgcctctgccatGGGTGTAGTGCAtccactgcagctgctctgagcctggTTTGACTTCAAGCCCCTGGAACAGGCTCTGAAGCCAGCTCAGAACACGACCTACATTTCTTGCTTATTAACAAGCTGCTGCCTACGAGAAGTCCCTTTCCTTCACATTTCTGTGTCGTAAGCAGAGGCCAGCTGCAGGAGCCATGTAGGGCAGGTTTGCGTTTCTCACACCAAAAGAAGTAAAACTATGCCAAACCCTAcccccagagctggaagcagcacacCCATTTAATGCCAGtccttcctctctgctgcaAGGCTGTGGCCCAGATGAGCTCGTTCTGTCCTGTGGCTGGCAAGACCGTGTCATCTCACTgcaaaaaatactaaaaaataatagatttttaaaaagtctataGCATTATGTAAATCAGAGCCCACCTTGCCAGCTGTGTGTGACAAGCGGTCTGCAtgagcagctgccctgggccaggTCCTGCAGCAATTCCATCAGGGAATGCTCCAGCTGAGCTTAAGCTGGAGCTCTCTAGACTCTCTGGAGCCTCTGAGTTCCATGCTGGGCAGAGATCCCTGTGGAGTTGTGGCATGCAGGGAGCAGTGATGTGCAGCTCCCCCAGTACTCAGTGAGTAGGGACAGAAGGCCAGTGCTCTCTAAAACACACCAAAAATGGTGTCCAGGCAGTTGAAAAGCTCTGATATTGTAAGAACAGCCTGGCAGCCCCTCATGCTGCCTCTCAGACTCCCCAGGACACACCCCCTGTACAAATAAAGCACATCCATTCCATTAGGTAGGGCTTGCAAGCAATACTTGAGATTTAGCAGTTTTTAAATGTTCTCTGATAAATTCCAAGGCCATTCCTGTTCCATGTGGTTGGAAGAACTTCTCTACCTGTTTCGAATCGTTACTGTTTTATGAAAAACCTGGAAGTCCTGCAGTTAGCACACAGCTGCttaggtggggttttttgaacaAAAAGCTTCATGGCTATTTTGGGACTTTTAAATCCTAAGGAAAACCTGCTTCTAGTTGCTGACTACTCTGTAGCTGTTTGCTTCTTTCAACCTTGGAGCCTTGTCTGGGGCTGTTTCAGTAACTACCTTCTGGTTCTATTTTATTGTGCAATGCTGGTGTTTTAAGCATTTTGTTTAGAAGAGTTCTCACATGTTACAGAACAAAATCTGGCAgtacaaaaaaaggaagaaaggtgaaaaaaaaaaaaaaaagagaaaaaagcagcactgTGATCCAGGTTACCACAATCTCCTCGTGAGGAATTCCCAGGTAgaggggttggggtttttggtgaGGGAATgctttttgtaatgtttttcttttaaggaaaattgACAGAACTGCACAGAAAGGGGCCACTGGGTGAGGCACCCTGTCTCCACTGGCAGTAActcccaggaaaggctgagctGTCCCGGTTGCTCGCGAGCCAGGCTGGGTTAtctgtgctcccagcagagctgtgttgtGCCAGGGCCAGGACCAGCCTCAGCCCCTGGTTACCTCCCAGGTCTCCAGTTGAAGCAGGGACAAGTGTTTGGTTCAGGCTATTTGGGATTCAGGTAATGAGAGCTGCAGGTCCAACCTCTCTCTCCGTGAAAGCCTTAACTCCCCCCCTGCCCCGcagccttcccctccctctgcctgggCCTTACATCAGCCATGACTATCCTGCCACTACCAGGGGCTGGTCCCAGCTCCTACGAGTTGTAAACGCCTCTGGATTTTCCTGCTCACAGCCACTGTCTCCCTGTAGAGCCCAAGTGCCATCCCTGGACAGCCTCTGCTCCTCGGCGCTGTGCTGCTCCCGCTGAGCCGGGCTCCCCCTGCAGTGTGTGAAGTGCCAGGTGCGAAGCACCCGCTCATCCCATCGGAAACAAACCCTTCAGCGCCTTTCCCAAAGGGCTCCTGGAAGTGCACACCTCACCCAGAGGGCTGCTGCAAACAGCCTTTTGGGAATGAGAGGAAGAGGACAGCAGAGCAGACTCCCAGCCATCTCCCCCTTGgcgggcagccacagccaggtgtgctccagggctggaagcTCTCCAAGAACCCAGACTCATGTCCGGCACTGCTGAGCCACGGTACAGAGTTTAAAAAGGTGAAGGCACCAGCTTTTCCCAGGTAACACTGACCAACACCTTTCTTTTATCGttgcccctgcccatggcttcAGCAGCATCCTGCATGATCCCGCCCCGCCAAGCCATACAGTGAACTAtgcagtcctgctcctgctctgggctcAGTCTGCTGATCCTACAGAGAGTTTTACATCCTCATTAACCCCAAAATTCATAGGTAAGGTTGGAAAGGGTGTCGTGCATCAGAGCGAGGCAGGGAGGTGACTCCAGGAGTCTCGGGTGAGCTGGAGGACAGTGACAGCCCAGTCCTGTGTCCCAGAGTGGAGAGAGCAGGGGACAGCAATGCGAATAATCCTCTAATCCAAGCGCAGTTGTGCTCGGGCTCAGTAATTCCTTGCCTAACCACATCCCCACCAGGAGACAGCAGATCTATTCCTCAGCAATTCCCTCACATGGGCACTGTCTGCATTTTGGCTGCCACTCCCTCTGTTCCCAGCTGAGGGTCTCCCAGTGCATGCAGGAATGGGGCTCCAGGAGTGTGCTCCAGCTCTGGATTTTCACCTCTGCTTTGGAGCAGGACGTGACCCACTGGAGACCTTCCTTGGGAAGGGGTGTGCAGTCGTAGGTGAGTAATGAGGACTTGGCCCCTATGAAGTCTTAGGTAAAGcattaatttctgatttttgcaGAGTCTTATCAGGTGATATCTATATGCATCTCTGAGAACACCCCCACAACTTTGTGCCTATGTCTGCAGTGatccccctcccctgctcacCACTGGGGGGATCAGTCAGGATTGCACAGTGGTAGTAAAGTTGctacacaaaaccaaaactgactTGAAAATGTCCTGTTCCTCTTTTGAGCCCAGAAGGGACAGAACCTCAAGTGTGCTCTGCCGTCCCCCGGGCTGACAGGGCATTGGCTCGAGTGCTGTGTTACATGTCAGGAAATCTGGGTGAGAAgttgtttcccttcctttcGTTGCGGCGGCTTAGGCATGTTCCTGTTTCCCCAGAGCCCCAGATCCCGTGTGAAAAGGCATGGTGTGGTGTGAGCAACGCCACGGTTCCTCGTGTGCAGAGTCCTGCCTTGTCCAgctgggggggagggaggggggagaaaagggTTGTTTTGCCGttcattttcctgctgtagAAGACTTGATTTTACTTTTCCCTGAGCCGCATGAGAGAAACATCCCAGAAAGTCTTGGGTTACCTTTGGAGTTACCTTCACTTTAATTTATAGAGTGTCTTTTTTTGTGAACTGGTGTAAAATGTATATGCTGACAAGCTcatgtatttttatgtaaatattttttgtggtttcCCTACTTGCCCTTCTCTGTAAATATTTAGAATTCTCATATTCTCACCTTGTATGAtgcagatgtggttttgtttctgttttttatttgtaCTGTAATGCAACAATCCAGACTGAGGTGTCTTGTGGTATTAAACAAAAGCAACAGTCCcactgagctcacactcagATGTGCAACTTGACAGCATTAATCAAAAGCCAGGTTAAAAACTACTCAGGTGTGcctgtgtgtattttttcctctgcctcgTTAATTAACAGTgtacttaaaaaacaaaacaggaagagCCAGCTTGGGGTCGTGCCTTGGAGGAAAAGATGCTGGCAGGCAGCTAAGGATGAAGGAGGTGACTTTGAATTCCCATGCCAAGGCCTGGGCTTCATCTGTGCCATTCCACCTGTGCCCGTCACTGCTTCCTGGCAATAAACCTGCCTGGGCTGTTGGAGTGTCCCTTTCCTCTCACCCAGCAGGACAGCACGAGCAGAAacagcctggccctggcacTGAAGGCACAGGGCAGATGAAATCAGGACAAACAGATGGCACAGGCCACCTCTGAGTTGGCTGGAATGGATTCTGGGCACCACAGTAATATGGCTCATAGTTAATTAACAGCAAAAAGGTGATTAAAGGAAGCgaatttcaaatgtttttaacGCTCTGAAGAAGGAACTCTCACAGTCTTTTCATCCAGTAAATGTTACGGAGTTTAGAACTGCTGCTAGGAATAAAAGCAGCCTAATCCTTCTCATCTTGGAGTACCCCACTGCTCATGGGCCTGTGGGGCAGGGGTCACTCCTGCtgtgcagcccagctctgcccaaaGGCTTTGTGTGACCGCAGAGGGGCTGCAGTAGGGCTTTGGAAACCTttgcctcctctgctcccaaaTCCTCACTTTGCCGTGCAGGTCTGCTTATTAATGCACATTCAGACTCTGTGCTGCCATCCCTGTACTGTCCCACTGGCAAACCCAGCAACCCACCCCTCCTGCCtgagccaggaattcctgctctTGAGAGCCAGGACCAGGGGCTGCACCACAGGGACCCTCCGTGCTCAGGACCCTCCTCTCAtggaagggcaacagagcttGCCCTCAGGGGGCAGGACATGACCAGGCTGACTtggcaaaaaacccacagctttTAAGTCAGTAGACAAATTCACATCTCAGGTGTTGGTGGCTGATCAGCCTGTGCACAGCACGCTGCCAAGAAGGGTGGGTAAATCTCTCTCAGGACACTTGGTCGGGTGGGTGAGGCAACAGCAGGAGAATGAACCCCAGGGGTATTTCCTCAGGGGGCAGCCCCAGAAGTGacatcccagctccccagcTTGGCCTGGCCTGAAGTGCCCCAAAAGCAGCACCATGGGCATTTCCCTTAATGCCACCGAGGTCCCAGTGAGCCAAGAACTGCGGGCTCGGGGTTCTCCACCCGCTGCTGTAAGGATAAACAGGATGAAACTCCATCCCTTGCTGGCAGCCTGTCCCTCACAGCTGAGGTTTGTGGGCAGAGCCGgctgaggaaaagggagaaggacGGGTTTATATTGTGCCAAAGGGCTGGGAGCACCCGGGGCAGGCAATCGGCTTTGCTCCCGAGGAGTTTCCAGCAGGCAGCGCTGTTAGACCGCCTTTGCCTCTCAAACCCAACCTGGCCGGTCGCTGAAAAGGATGATGATGTTCCTTTCTAGCAGTTTCTCCTCGGCTTTCCAACTCCTTGCGTCTAAGGATGggtttccttttaattttttcataagAGATCTGCAGAGTGGTCAATGCCAGCAGCATCCTAAGGCACATCCTGAGGAGCAGCCCGGTGTGAGCGCCTGGC includes:
- the ARHGAP32 gene encoding rho GTPase-activating protein 32 isoform X4, whose amino-acid sequence is MKSRPTKQKLKQRGILKERVFGCDLGEHLLNSGHDVPQVLKSCTEFIEKHGIVDGIYRLSGIASNIQKLRHEFDSEQIPDLTKDIYIQDIHCVGSLCKLYFRELPNPLLTYQLYEKFSDAVSAATDEERLVKIHDVIQQLPPPHYRTLEFLMRHLARLADYCSITNMHTKNLAIVWAPNLLRSKQIESACFSGTAAFMEVRIQSVVVEFILNHVDVLFSSKLSSVIRDGAGHSSLSRPKSLLVSSPSTKLLTLEEAQARTQAQINSPIVADSKYIEVGEGPAALQGKFHTVIDFPSERKRPPSKMKKSPVGSWRSFFNLGKSSSVSKRKLQRNPSEPSEMKAIALAGGRGDSGTLRSAKSEESLTSLHAVDGESKLFRPRRPRSSSDALSASFNGELLGNMNRCNSYDNLPHDDSDGDEGLIHVPALISPRSSEDVDLSPPDIGVASLDFDPMSFQCSPPQAESECLDSSTSLLESVDINKEKLSLIKKDLESGSQSQTPGSATSSEPVSPFQEKMSPFFTLDLSPTEEQACKPLSFSPKMARKPIKSPPLSTEPTAFVLPSRVPEAIGVPTTSRNSSASSWSKEIGITEITNRSLTQMSLPLKNSETGTGEGAHQELQHPQLVAACKAELPEEGERAMPSSQNKTVPSGHTQPGAVALDSPQDPVPVSSVSLIPPPPPKNAARMLALALAESAQQASAQSHKRPGDAHAESTNYGEAEAGTALEKLHLSTGAPDKLHLFTALPENHLHFQPGAPLEQDCQGTAGEQNHPPGAPGGQEPPPLHTGAPGDTPGGRDAEQEQSSFHPGRAGDKAHVGGWELHGPGALPEREPPVAEPAAEQPPLRAGPAGDKPHAPCAPEDKLQSPSVGPAGDKGAPGAVPYLSALPGAAAEPRAPPGAAPLADATVPPAPRAATAPAQRQEHQAAVGQVPAAKAPSGSGQMWSTTAPEKPPEPTPGFVPENSSSARGSSSVPGGHQSHLEKPRESTRAPPLHLRSESVPAPSSYSFAPPVPPVRTLESKIAAAMHSNNADAINNSNYHSFLASSVLASSVEEALLPPPPPPKHSSLQPVYVPHPKPESLPEPVGPDGYLHAKHQYRPESIPAHGYHSKAEQHQPYPPRPEPPVAAGARYGSYGTQGKGSAAGPLPKPRGRTDFVSSVSPAGLRGAGYAEEAPPYPTIRRVQSLHVPGPAAAAAIRSVPISRTEVPPDDEPLYCPRPLYQYKPYQPHSDYHVTQLQPYFENGRVHYRYSPYSGSSGSPYYAAADGSFYDLDPYSTVRVRPFHGLPGREFGPYASRLQGKGLYRYPSLAAYPRAGLINHLGKEHSFVSRDVPPAPDIKHMYVSWDLEDMEKYRMQSIRRESRTRQKVKGPLMSQYDNVAPLLQDELGGLDAVHLRSKSDPGKSGLLTVAEGKEGRYPAKAATPEGDERYYGQHAEPELDRAHYHGGGYGNGQPEKPSLPQKQSSIRNRKMHEPGGGSSEHRTHLQQEANHRQPSEPKNGPPYPEYRPKGGQEPSEPMGYQHSGSKYIPAGQDTLRLNHKEGRLAEDRPDLERPRGRAAMEKHPRDCYKEEEHAAPPAVPPPKPERSHSLRMREHPEPMERDSALLYPYQTLGKRQSAMTVMSQYDNLEDYHTLPQHQRGGYAGAGGFVPPGFPHVHSRTYATALGQGAFLPTELCLQRPETEVHVE